The sequence TCAAAGGCAGTAGTTttagaagaatgagaagaaaattacTTCCTGGGCATTCGTTAATAATTCAGGTGATAGCCTGCACctccatttataaaacaatataataataaaaacattgtaCAAAACATCATAAATAACATAAATGTGAAATTTTCAAGTATTTCATGTGCCTTGAAAAGTCCCAAACAGTAGTCAGAGGTTCTAACATGgggcatcctttttttttttaacctttcttttccctctcattTAGTCTCAGAACCTAGAAAAAAATGCCTTAGGTCTTGGTTAGTCCTAATGTTTGGGATGAAATTAACAAGATTCTTCTACCTTGAAAAGAGAAAACGCACAGGGGCTTTTCAAGTTTGTGAAAACTTGTTTCCCCCTTATAAAATACAACCTTTTCCCTGCTGCTGGTTTATAAATAAAGGCATACAGCCTCGAgccatttggggggaaaaaaaaaaaaaaaaacaaccaaccaaccacgATGAACTAAGGAGCCTCATCTGATGGCTAAGGttctcaggaggaaaaaaaagtgacaaGAGCACCTTGatcaggagaagaaaaaaggatagaaaataagAATAGTGATCTTTAAATTCTGTTCCCTTGCTCAGCTAATAACTTATGGTGGGTATAGCTGGCAAGGCCTTCAGAATTGCATTTTTTCATTCAGCTCGAGCATCCGTCTCCCAACTCTGTACCAACCCGGTTGCCGACAAGCAGGACCTGAGCACCCAGAGAAGGGAAGCCAGCAGCTTAGGGACTCAAAAGTGCCGTTTGAGATAACCAGCCTAAGAAAGCTCTGCGTCTTTATGATATTTGCTCCTCAGAATCATGCTCAAGGTGGAGGCTGTCAGTGGTTAAATTAAGCATGACGTCCCTAGGATGCCTCTCCAGCAAGACCCACGGAGTTTTGCAGACTCAGCTTCCTGCAGGTGAGCATTTCTCTCTTAGCTGTCACGGTAGTTAGTTCAGTCTGCCCTGTTACGATGTGGTATGAAAGAACAGACGTGTACGTAAACGCATGCACTCGTGTTGGGAGCACCTAGGGTCTTTCCCATGTACTCCTGCATcttacactcacacacacgtatacacgaACATcgatatgtatgtacacacagagagcgtatgtgtatatataaaatatatacatgcacacacacatgtacatagaaTAGGTCAACCTCCTCTAAACGTCTGGAGTCTGGAGAAAGTGCTGGCTCACGGAATACATGTGACGTGGGTGTCACATGAAATGTACTGATCAACCCATCTGAGGTCAAGCTGTTGGGAGGAGAGAATTGCCAACGATCTTTGAAAATCCAGACCCACGAGGCCATTACTGAGAAATTGCTCACATGGCACCCTAAAAGAAACTTGGGAACATTGGACGAGAATGGGGTCCCACCCTGATGAACACTCAGACACCCAAACTAAATCTAGTTTATGGACGGCCGTGACTCACACATGGCAGCAGCTTGAATGTTAGGCTACAATGTGGGTGAAGCACTGGAGCTTAATACAGATCAATATTTGGCCTCGGGTTTCCCAGAGCGAAGAGTCTTGGCGTGTGAGCCCCCTGCCCCCGAGTGAGAATTACGCGCACTGCGGCACCAGGGGGGTACAGTCTGCGGAGCTCTTGGCTCCTTTCTGCTTCTCGGACCCACAGCTGGAAGGGTGGGCCAGGTCAAGATAGAATCGCGACTTGAGGAAGCGGCGGTAGGAATCCTTCTCCATTAGGTTGAAAATCTTCTTCTGTGCCTCGTCAAAGCAGGTGATCGTGGGCTCCAGCATGTTCCTGCTTGTCTCCTCCCTGGTGCAGGAGTCCAGGTTCACCTGAGGGCAAAGGTCAGGGCTGCATCAGACCGTCACCCTGCTGAGGACGGCAGGCTGCACGCTTTGCATGAACAACAAAGACTGTGCACCCTCCAATATTCCAGAAGTGACCAAAAAAAGGGACCAGAAAGGACATTGGGCTCCACCCTGGTACCCGTGAGAGAGTTTAAAAGGTTCATTCTGCTTCAGGGTGGGTAGAGCAATATCTTTGTTCGTTCTCACAAATTTGGGAGATTAATCAGAAAAATTCATGGAAGGAGGTTATGTAAATCATGTCAGTGAAAGAGCTTTTCTAAAACAGTTGATTTGTTTAGGGTTGTCAGGATTATAATAGTCTAATTCACTGTTCTAGGAACCTTCACTAAGATCCAGAGAGTTCTGTGCCATAAAAACCTACCTCTTCGGAGAGGTTGGTTAAGGGGTGGAAGGAATAGTCAGAAGGTTAGAAGACACGGATTCTAGTGTCTGATAGCACAGTACAGTGACTAGAGTTATCAATAGTTTaatgtctatttcaaaatattggaagatttggaatgttctcaacacaaagaaatgataaatgtttgaagtgatggatatcccagttaccctgatttggtcattacgcattctatgcatgtatcaaaatatcacatgcacctcATAAATACGTACAACTCttgtgtattaataaaaaaaaaaaaaaaccctacctcTTTGGTTGCCTGGACTGAGATGAATTCATTATATATCTTTTTGGCCTTGGGACTTAGTTTAGATGGTGATTTGATTTTCTTGTACTCCTCACAGCTGATCCAGAAGTCGATGTTCTCCTCGCTGTATTCAGACTTCAGGAAAGCTTTGAAAGCTGCCAGCCCACCTGTGATACAGGAGAAAGGACCACGGTTGTCATGGCACTGGCTGGCCTCCTGGATCTTGTATTTCAGGTAAAGTTGACACACTTGGGGGGAAAAGTCATGGGTCCAAGCAATCACCTCCTTTTTGGGGGGTCGCTTGGGGTTAGGTAACCCTAATCTGTGTGTGGGATCTAGTGGACCCCAGTGATCTCTGATGATTGTTGCTCAGAGGTGGAAGCCTCTTCCGAGAAAGTAGTTTGTTTCTGAAATGCCTGTACAACGATCAGTTGGCAAGGTGGGTTTGGGAAGGAGAAACTCGGCTTGATTTTGCAAGAAGATctcaatatttagaattttttctctctgtccttttccCTTGTGACGAGAGAGATGGTTTTGCACATGGTTCCTGCACGAACTCTCCATTATACATCACAAAGCTCTAGGGCATGGTAAAATTATGAACAGACTGGATATAAGACCAAAAGGTTTTCCTGAGTCTGGAAGTCAGAAGGAACCCAGGCCTTTTTGCCGTTTCTATTAGAGCAGCATAATGTGAGACAACTTTCCTATCCACAGTGCCCTTGTCCCCCTCCTCCTGGGGGCAGGGTAGGGGCTGCCAGACTTACATTCATGGGTAATCAGGTTTTCCAGTGATTCAGCCCATTTCTTGACTTCCTCTTGGCTCACTCTAgaaaaattacagagaaaaagaataatttgaagGCCATGATACAAAATTGGTCCAAGAAATTGAAGATCCTGAATATAATgcagagattttattttctatctttatgaTAAGATCTATTATTGATcagggcagtttttttttttttcactaaatgtATGGAAATTCCTAATATAATTATGACCCCATGAAAATGGAAGTCGTCTTGGTCCAAATTTGCCTTAACTTGGAGCATAACTTCATTCTCTTCTCACAGAATCTATTGTTGATcagggcagttttttttttcactaaatgtACAGAAATTCCTAATATAATTATGACCCCATGAAAATGGAAGTCGTCTTGGTCCAAATTTGCCTCAACTTGGGGCATAACTTGGTTCTCTTCTCATAGAATGTCTCTACCGTCAGATAGTCAATCCTCGGTGGATCTTTGCCAAGTCCTTTTCTCTCACCTCTGGCAAATAACCACTTTGTCCTTCTTGCTGTGGGAAGAATTATGTTCGCAGGAATCAGACTTCTGCAGCAGGAAGCCTAACCGATGTTTCATATCTTTTGcactgcacagaaaaggaaaaaagagaattaatAATTACTACCAGCTTTCTCTAAAAGACACCCTAGTCACAGACCTTGAAGAGCCCATTGCGAGCCTCAGGGGCAGAGGCTCTTTATTTCAGGGATGGGAGTTGGAGCTGGCAGGAGCTCGGAGGAAAACAGGACTCCTGTTCTGGTTCTGCCTATGACTTGCTACCAGGCCTGGAGGCCAGAGTTACCCTGCTGGTTCCTCTGTCTGTCGCTGGAACTCTGACCCTTGCATTGACCTCCGAAGCCTCTTCTATGCACCCATAATTTTGACCAACGGAACAGCTTTGGTATCGTCACTAGAACCACACTGAAAACTTGACAGTTCTTGGTGTCGTTTTTAGGAACTGGAGAGCAAGCTGCAACTGCAAAATGTGACACAGCCTTGCTGCTCGTCCCCTCTGGCAGGTGGCTGCTGTTCCCGTCT is a genomic window of Eulemur rufifrons isolate Redbay chromosome 8, OSU_ERuf_1, whole genome shotgun sequence containing:
- the RGS4 gene encoding regulator of G-protein signaling 4 isoform X1 → MCKGLAGLPASCLRSAKDMKHRLGFLLQKSDSCEHNSSHSKKDKVVICQRVSQEEVKKWAESLENLITHECGLAAFKAFLKSEYSEENIDFWISCEEYKKIKSPSKLSPKAKKIYNEFISVQATKEVNLDSCTREETSRNMLEPTITCFDEAQKKIFNLMEKDSYRRFLKSRFYLDLAHPSSCGSEKQKGAKSSADCTPLVPQCA
- the RGS4 gene encoding regulator of G-protein signaling 4 isoform X2, which translates into the protein MCKGLAGLPASCLRSAKDMKHRLGFLLQKSDSCEHNSSHSKKDKVVICQRVSQEEVKKWAESLENLITHECEPGLLHQGGDKQEHAGAHDHLL